In one Cellulomonas sp. JZ18 genomic region, the following are encoded:
- the cobA gene encoding uroporphyrinogen-III C-methyltransferase: MSARHPLLLDVTGRRVVVVGGGPVAARRARGLLADGADVHVVAPALCEDLAELAASGGVRWHARPYAPGDLDGAWLVHTATGDRRTDDQVAADAEADRTWCVRADDAAASSAWTPAVARAGDVTLAVGAGRDPRRAVALRGALQGLLDAGALPVRRHRPGPGRVTLVGGGPGDPGLITTRGRRALAEADVVVVDRLAPRALLDELEPGVEVVEAGKAPHAHTLTQDEINRLLVERAQAGQRVVRLKGGDPFVLGRGGEELQACRDAGVEVEVVPGVTSAIAVPAAAGVPVTHRHVARQVTVVSAHDAETDWETLARLRGTLVLLMGVARLGDHMDRLRTHGLDPATPVAVVESGTLPGQRTTLGTVADIAARAAAVGVQNPAVVVVGHVASLAAVLGPQPLA; encoded by the coding sequence ATGAGCGCCCGCCACCCGCTCCTGCTCGACGTGACGGGCCGCCGCGTCGTCGTCGTCGGCGGCGGGCCGGTGGCGGCGCGCCGCGCCCGCGGGCTGCTCGCGGACGGTGCGGACGTGCACGTGGTGGCACCGGCCCTGTGCGAGGACCTCGCGGAGCTCGCCGCGAGCGGTGGCGTGCGCTGGCACGCGCGCCCGTACGCCCCGGGCGACCTCGACGGCGCCTGGCTCGTGCACACCGCGACCGGCGACCGGCGGACGGACGACCAGGTGGCCGCCGACGCCGAGGCGGACCGCACCTGGTGCGTGCGGGCCGACGACGCCGCCGCGTCGAGCGCCTGGACGCCCGCCGTCGCCCGCGCCGGCGACGTGACCCTCGCCGTCGGCGCCGGCCGCGACCCGCGCCGCGCGGTGGCGCTGCGCGGTGCGCTGCAGGGCCTGCTCGACGCGGGCGCCCTGCCCGTGCGCCGCCACCGGCCCGGACCGGGCCGGGTCACGCTCGTCGGCGGCGGTCCCGGGGACCCGGGCCTCATCACGACCCGCGGGCGCCGCGCGCTCGCGGAGGCGGACGTCGTCGTCGTCGACCGCCTCGCCCCGCGTGCGCTGCTCGACGAGCTGGAGCCGGGCGTCGAGGTCGTCGAGGCGGGCAAGGCCCCGCACGCGCACACCCTCACCCAGGACGAGATCAACCGGCTGCTCGTGGAGCGCGCGCAGGCCGGGCAGCGGGTCGTGCGGCTCAAGGGCGGCGACCCGTTCGTGCTCGGGCGCGGCGGCGAGGAGCTGCAGGCGTGCCGCGACGCGGGCGTCGAGGTCGAGGTCGTGCCGGGCGTGACGAGCGCGATCGCCGTGCCCGCGGCCGCCGGGGTCCCCGTGACGCACCGGCACGTGGCCCGGCAGGTGACGGTCGTCTCGGCCCACGACGCCGAGACCGACTGGGAGACCCTGGCCCGGCTGCGCGGCACGCTCGTGCTGCTCATGGGCGTCGCACGCCTCGGCGACCACATGGACCGCCTGCGCACGCACGGGCTCGACCCGGCGACGCCGGTGGCCGTCGTCGAGAGCGGGACGCTGCCCGGGCAGCGCACGACGCTCGGCACGGTCGCGGACATCGCGGCCCGCGCCGCTGCCGTCGGCGTGCAGAACCCCGCGGTGGTCGTCGTCGGGCACGTCGCGTCGCTCGCCGCGGTGCTCGGTCCGCAGCCCCTAGCCTGA
- a CDS encoding dihydrofolate reductase family protein, producing the protein MQPAPAYDLLLPRDRAGVLPVREGEPDLLALFADAEDRAGTHVRANMVATLDGAGAGPDGRSASISSPADRRMFRVLRALADVVLVGAGTVRVEGYRELPVAEHLRDARASLGRAPHIALAVVTRRGEVPADVRPGGQPPFVVTGPDGRDAAVRCVGAERVLQVPAVDGRLDLAAALDALADRGVRQVLTEGGPSLLADLLAADLVDELCLTTTPLLAGPAAPGVLAGGSRLDPPAGAHLRHLLHAQGTLLARWDLRGPTAAGATSGEVSAAPVGSGA; encoded by the coding sequence GTGCAGCCCGCCCCCGCCTACGACCTGCTCCTCCCCCGCGACCGGGCCGGCGTGCTCCCGGTGCGCGAGGGCGAGCCGGACCTGCTCGCGCTGTTCGCGGACGCGGAGGACCGCGCGGGCACGCACGTGCGCGCGAACATGGTCGCGACGCTCGACGGGGCCGGTGCGGGGCCCGACGGCCGGTCGGCGTCGATCAGCAGCCCGGCCGACCGCCGGATGTTCCGTGTGCTGCGCGCACTGGCGGACGTCGTGCTCGTCGGTGCGGGCACGGTCCGCGTCGAGGGGTACCGCGAGCTGCCCGTGGCGGAGCACCTGCGCGACGCCCGGGCGTCCCTCGGGCGCGCGCCGCACATCGCGCTCGCGGTCGTGACGCGGCGCGGCGAGGTCCCCGCGGACGTGCGTCCCGGCGGGCAGCCGCCGTTCGTCGTCACGGGACCGGACGGCCGGGACGCCGCCGTGCGCTGCGTCGGCGCCGAGCGCGTCCTCCAGGTCCCCGCGGTCGACGGGCGGCTCGACCTCGCGGCCGCGCTCGACGCCCTCGCCGACCGGGGGGTGCGCCAGGTGCTCACGGAGGGCGGGCCGTCCCTGCTCGCCGACCTGCTCGCGGCCGACCTCGTCGACGAGCTGTGCCTGACCACCACACCGCTGCTCGCCGGGCCGGCGGCGCCCGGCGTGCTCGCCGGCGGCTCCCGCCTCGACCCGCCCGCGGGCGCGCACCTGCGCCACCTCCTGCACGCGCAGGGCACGCTGCTCGCGCGGTGGGACCTGCGGGGTCCGACGGCCGCCGGTGCGACGTCCGGCGAGGTCAGCGCCGCGCCCGTAGGCTCGGGCGCGTGA
- a CDS encoding aspartate/glutamate racemase family protein, which translates to MSGEVGVIGGVGPAATVSFLDLVVRHTDAGRDQDHVDMVVLQHASIPDRTAYILGDSPDDPGPVMAADARRLEALGVDFVVVPCNTAHHFTDEVAAAVRIPVLSIVDETVDEVAARPGASAVGLLVTSGTLASGVYQRAAAERGLAVVEPEADEQARVMSIIYDQVKAGRPADVDALRAVAGRLAERGADVVVLGCTELSVVALQHDLLADPLFVDSLDVLARRTVVRSGRRLRGEAG; encoded by the coding sequence GTGAGCGGCGAGGTCGGGGTGATCGGCGGCGTGGGCCCCGCGGCGACGGTGAGCTTCCTCGACCTCGTCGTGCGGCACACGGACGCCGGGCGCGACCAGGACCACGTCGACATGGTCGTGCTGCAGCACGCGTCGATCCCCGATCGCACCGCCTACATCCTGGGGGACTCGCCCGACGACCCCGGGCCCGTCATGGCGGCCGACGCGCGCCGGCTCGAGGCGCTCGGCGTCGACTTCGTCGTCGTGCCGTGCAACACGGCGCACCACTTCACCGACGAGGTCGCGGCCGCCGTGCGGATCCCGGTGCTGAGCATCGTCGACGAGACCGTCGACGAGGTGGCCGCGCGCCCCGGTGCGTCCGCCGTCGGCCTGCTCGTCACGAGCGGCACCCTCGCGTCCGGCGTCTACCAGCGGGCGGCCGCCGAGCGCGGGCTGGCCGTGGTCGAGCCGGAGGCGGACGAGCAGGCCCGCGTCATGTCGATCATCTACGACCAGGTGAAGGCCGGGCGCCCGGCCGACGTCGACGCGCTGCGCGCCGTCGCGGGTCGGCTCGCCGAGCGCGGGGCGGACGTCGTCGTGCTCGGGTGCACCGAGCTGTCCGTGGTGGCACTCCAGCACGACCTGCTCGCGGACCCGCTGTTCGTCGACTCGCTCGACGTGCTCGCGCGCCGCACCGTGGTGCGGTCGGGGCGACGGCTGCGCGGCGAGGCCGGCTGA
- a CDS encoding carboxylate--amine ligase: MSAARPTGAQVPVPDLLPVVLGGDIGAYSIARTFHEAYGVRSVVLPSVSTGLTRHSRILDAVVEPGIDDAATVVARLRAIAEQHPGRSRVLLGSADWLVRTIVENRAELEDLYTIPYVDVATLDRVTDKVLFGELCVELGIDHPATVVHDVQAGGTPDTSALRFPVIAKAADTAAYHLVEFPGKKKVFTVDSPADLADLLERVRVSGYQGRFVVQDLIPGDDSGMRILTCYVDLDGKVRFSAFGHVLLEEHTPGALGNPAGIVTGHDEEIVAQATRLLEHLGWRGYANFDLKYDPRDGRTVFFELNPRLGRSNFYITAGGRNTAELYVREHVQGLDPLPDGAADHLTSPHLYTVLPMALLLRYVTDPGVRAQVRGLQRSGQVTNPLWYSAETHPRRLAYLAAAQANQVRKYRRYHPWPARGAQA, translated from the coding sequence GTGAGCGCGGCGCGTCCCACGGGGGCGCAGGTCCCGGTGCCGGACCTGCTGCCCGTGGTCCTGGGCGGCGACATCGGTGCGTACAGCATCGCGCGGACGTTCCACGAGGCGTACGGCGTCCGCTCGGTCGTGCTGCCGTCGGTCTCGACGGGGCTGACCCGGCACTCGCGGATCCTCGACGCGGTCGTCGAGCCCGGCATCGACGACGCGGCCACGGTCGTGGCGCGCCTGCGGGCGATCGCCGAGCAGCACCCGGGCCGGTCCCGGGTGCTGCTCGGCAGCGCCGACTGGCTCGTGCGCACGATCGTGGAGAACCGGGCCGAGCTCGAGGACCTGTACACGATCCCGTACGTCGACGTCGCGACCCTGGACCGCGTCACGGACAAGGTGCTGTTCGGCGAGCTGTGCGTCGAGCTGGGCATCGACCACCCCGCGACGGTCGTGCACGACGTGCAGGCGGGCGGGACGCCCGACACCTCCGCGCTGCGCTTCCCGGTCATCGCCAAGGCGGCCGACACGGCCGCGTACCACCTCGTCGAGTTCCCGGGGAAGAAGAAGGTCTTCACCGTCGACTCGCCGGCCGACCTGGCGGACCTGCTCGAGCGGGTGCGCGTCTCGGGGTACCAGGGCCGCTTCGTGGTGCAGGACCTCATCCCGGGCGACGACTCCGGCATGCGGATCCTCACGTGCTACGTCGACCTCGACGGCAAGGTCCGGTTCTCCGCGTTCGGCCACGTCCTGCTCGAGGAGCACACGCCCGGTGCGCTCGGGAACCCCGCCGGCATCGTCACGGGGCACGACGAGGAGATCGTCGCGCAGGCGACCCGTCTGCTCGAGCACCTCGGGTGGCGCGGGTACGCGAACTTCGACCTGAAGTACGACCCGCGCGACGGGCGGACGGTGTTCTTCGAGCTCAACCCGCGGCTCGGGCGGTCGAACTTCTACATCACCGCCGGCGGGCGCAACACGGCCGAGCTCTACGTGCGTGAGCACGTGCAGGGGCTGGACCCGCTGCCCGACGGCGCGGCCGACCACCTCACGTCGCCGCACCTGTACACGGTGCTGCCCATGGCGCTCCTGCTGCGGTACGTCACCGACCCCGGGGTGCGGGCGCAGGTCCGCGGCCTGCAGCGGTCCGGCCAGGTGACGAACCCGCTGTGGTACTCCGCGGAGACCCACCCGCGGCGTCTGGCGTACCTCGCCGCCGCCCAGGCGAACCAGGTCCGCAAGTACCGCCGGTACCACCCGTGGCCGGCCCGGGGGGCGCAGGCGTGA
- the gndA gene encoding NADP-dependent phosphogluconate dehydrogenase, translating into MSVPASDQGTAQIGVTGLAVMGRNLARNFARHGYTVAVHNRTPARMHSLVAEHGDEGTFVPAETLADFVAALERPRKVVIMVKAGAPTDAVIDELVPLLEPGDIVVDAGNAHFPDTVRREAALREKGLHFVGTGVSGGEEGALNGPSIMPGGTRESYESLGPILEAISAKVDGVPCCTYVGPGGAGHFVKMVHNGIEYADMQLIAEAYDLLRQGLGASAKEIGEVFEAWNTGDLESFLIEITADVLQHVDAATGNAFVDVVADAAEQKGTGRWTVQNALDLGVPITGIAEATFARALSGSAPQRAAARGVLPADTVAWHVPEPGRFIEDVRLALYASKVVAYSQGFDQIAAASREFGWDIDRGAMARIWRGGCIIRARFLDRITQAYERDADLPLLLADPYFTSAVANGVAAWRRVVAAAATHGVPTPAFSSSLAYYDGVRAERLPANLIQAQRDFFGAHTYRRVDREGVFHTEWSGDRSETAE; encoded by the coding sequence ATGTCTGTCCCCGCGTCTGACCAGGGCACCGCGCAGATCGGTGTGACCGGACTGGCGGTGATGGGCCGCAACCTCGCGCGGAACTTCGCGCGCCACGGCTACACCGTCGCGGTGCACAACCGGACCCCCGCGCGCATGCACTCGCTCGTCGCCGAGCACGGCGACGAGGGCACCTTCGTGCCGGCCGAGACGCTGGCCGACTTCGTCGCCGCGCTCGAGCGTCCGCGCAAGGTCGTCATCATGGTCAAGGCGGGCGCCCCGACCGACGCCGTCATCGACGAGCTCGTCCCGCTGCTCGAGCCCGGCGACATCGTCGTCGACGCCGGCAACGCGCACTTCCCCGACACGGTCCGCCGCGAGGCCGCGCTGCGCGAGAAGGGCCTGCACTTCGTCGGCACGGGCGTGTCCGGCGGCGAGGAGGGGGCGCTCAACGGGCCGTCGATCATGCCGGGCGGCACGCGCGAGTCGTACGAGTCGCTCGGGCCGATCCTCGAGGCGATCTCCGCCAAGGTCGACGGGGTGCCGTGCTGCACCTACGTCGGACCGGGCGGCGCCGGTCACTTCGTCAAGATGGTCCACAACGGCATCGAGTACGCCGACATGCAGCTCATCGCCGAGGCCTACGACCTGCTGCGCCAGGGCCTGGGCGCCTCCGCGAAGGAGATCGGCGAGGTCTTCGAGGCCTGGAACACCGGCGACCTCGAGTCGTTCCTCATCGAGATCACCGCCGACGTGCTGCAGCACGTGGACGCCGCCACCGGCAACGCGTTCGTGGACGTCGTCGCGGACGCGGCCGAGCAGAAGGGCACCGGCCGCTGGACGGTCCAGAACGCGCTGGACCTCGGCGTGCCGATCACGGGCATCGCGGAGGCGACGTTCGCCCGCGCGCTGTCCGGCTCGGCCCCGCAGCGTGCCGCCGCGCGCGGCGTGCTGCCCGCGGACACCGTCGCCTGGCACGTGCCCGAGCCCGGCCGGTTCATCGAGGACGTGCGTCTCGCGCTGTACGCGTCGAAGGTCGTCGCGTACTCGCAGGGCTTCGACCAGATCGCCGCCGCCTCGCGCGAGTTCGGCTGGGACATCGACCGTGGCGCGATGGCCCGCATCTGGCGCGGCGGCTGCATCATCCGCGCGCGCTTCCTCGACCGGATCACCCAGGCCTACGAGCGGGACGCGGACCTGCCGCTGCTGCTGGCGGACCCGTACTTCACGTCGGCGGTGGCGAACGGCGTCGCGGCGTGGCGCCGGGTCGTCGCGGCCGCCGCGACCCACGGCGTGCCGACGCCCGCGTTCTCGTCGTCGCTCGCCTACTACGACGGCGTGCGGGCCGAGCGCCTGCCGGCGAACCTCATCCAGGCGCAGCGCGACTTCTTCGGCGCGCACACCTACCGCCGGGTCGACCGCGAGGGCGTCTTCCACACCGAGTGGTCGGGCGACCGGTCCGAGACCGCCGAGTGA
- a CDS encoding DUF3000 domain-containing protein — MTPAGPDDVPAEFVRALRSLRAVPVRPEVVLDEVPGPGRIAPYSAALTAEVRTARRSVAAEDLASGRFVVLYDPEGQEAWEGSFRLVTLVRASLEPEVGADPLLAEVAWTWFGDALEAAGVAPHAAGGTVTRVLSQSFGALERRDEQTELEIRASWTAWDEDLGPHLTAWTTLLCTAAGLPPLPEGVVPLPRR, encoded by the coding sequence GTGACCCCCGCTGGACCCGACGACGTCCCCGCCGAGTTCGTGCGGGCGCTCCGCTCGCTGCGCGCGGTGCCCGTGCGCCCCGAGGTCGTCCTCGACGAGGTGCCCGGCCCGGGCCGCATCGCCCCGTACTCGGCGGCGCTGACGGCCGAGGTGCGCACCGCGCGCCGCTCGGTCGCGGCCGAGGACCTCGCCTCGGGGCGGTTCGTGGTGCTGTACGACCCGGAGGGCCAGGAGGCCTGGGAGGGCTCGTTCCGGCTGGTGACGCTCGTGCGTGCGTCGCTCGAGCCCGAGGTCGGCGCGGACCCGCTGCTCGCCGAGGTGGCGTGGACGTGGTTCGGCGACGCGCTCGAGGCGGCCGGCGTGGCGCCGCACGCGGCGGGCGGCACGGTCACGCGCGTGCTGTCGCAGAGCTTCGGCGCCCTCGAGCGGCGCGACGAGCAGACCGAGCTGGAGATCCGCGCGTCGTGGACGGCGTGGGACGAGGACCTCGGCCCGCACCTGACCGCGTGGACGACCCTGCTGTGCACGGCCGCCGGCCTGCCGCCGCTGCCCGAGGGCGTCGTGCCCCTGCCGCGGCGCTGA
- a CDS encoding LuxR C-terminal-related transcriptional regulator produces MTIEPLRRDVREISARRAPGAAQVPTVRRPPQAGGPARNPMCVVVAQIGDGEGEALVRTLRRRGAARVVVLARRASRAELRALLAGGLRGGVAAGTDVAPPARLVPPPAPAPVADLSARELSVLARVAEGRTNRLIGEELGLSALTVKSHLARISRKLGTGDRAELVAIAIRNRLID; encoded by the coding sequence GTGACCATCGAGCCCCTGCGACGCGACGTCCGCGAGATCTCGGCCCGGCGCGCGCCCGGCGCGGCCCAGGTCCCCACGGTGCGCCGGCCCCCGCAGGCCGGCGGGCCGGCCCGCAACCCGATGTGCGTCGTGGTCGCCCAGATCGGCGACGGCGAGGGCGAGGCGCTCGTCCGGACGCTGCGCCGTCGCGGTGCGGCCCGTGTCGTCGTGCTCGCCCGCCGCGCGAGCCGCGCGGAGCTGCGCGCCCTGCTCGCCGGCGGCCTGCGCGGCGGCGTGGCCGCCGGGACCGACGTCGCCCCGCCCGCACGGCTCGTGCCGCCGCCGGCCCCCGCACCCGTCGCCGACCTGTCGGCCCGGGAGCTGAGCGTCCTGGCACGCGTCGCCGAGGGCCGCACGAACCGGCTCATCGGCGAGGAGCTCGGGCTCTCGGCGCTGACGGTCAAGAGCCACCTCGCCCGCATCTCGCGCAAGCTGGGCACGGGCGACCGCGCGGAGCTCGTCGCGATCGCGATCCGCAACCGCCTCATCGACTGA
- a CDS encoding thiolase family protein → MTTSSPPAARRVVFVDGVRTPFGRARKDGLYAHTRADDLAVRTVRELLRRHPQLPPERVDDVALAATTQQGDQGLTLGRTVAMLAGLPPTVPGFAIDRMCAGAMTAVTTTAAAIGYGAQDVTIAGGVEHMGRHPMGFDADPNPRFMAERLVAADALNMGVTAENLHDRFPALTRERADAYGVASQEKFAKALAAGQIEPDLVPVALRDPERGWGLATADEPPRPGTTVEAIAGLPTPFRPGGRVTAGTSAPLTDGAASCLLAAEDVAEELGLPVRMRMVSFAYAGVEPEVMGLGPVPSTEKALARAGLTIDDIGLIEINEAFAVQVLSFLDAFGIADDDPRVNPYGGAIAVGHPLASSGVRLMTQLARQFEERPEVRYGLTTMCVGLGQGGTVVWENPHFTEDAR, encoded by the coding sequence ATGACGACCTCGTCCCCACCCGCCGCACGCCGCGTCGTCTTCGTCGACGGCGTCCGCACCCCCTTCGGCCGCGCCCGCAAGGACGGCCTGTACGCGCACACCCGCGCCGACGACCTCGCGGTGAGGACCGTCCGCGAGCTGCTGCGCCGGCACCCGCAGCTGCCGCCCGAGCGCGTGGACGACGTCGCGCTCGCCGCGACCACGCAGCAGGGCGACCAGGGCCTCACGCTCGGCCGCACGGTCGCGATGCTGGCGGGCCTGCCGCCGACCGTCCCCGGGTTCGCGATCGACCGCATGTGCGCGGGTGCGATGACGGCCGTGACCACGACCGCGGCGGCCATCGGCTACGGCGCGCAGGACGTCACCATCGCCGGCGGCGTCGAGCACATGGGCCGCCACCCGATGGGCTTCGACGCCGACCCGAACCCCCGCTTCATGGCCGAGCGGCTCGTCGCCGCCGACGCCCTCAACATGGGCGTGACCGCCGAGAACCTGCACGACCGGTTCCCCGCGCTGACGCGCGAGCGCGCCGACGCGTACGGGGTCGCGAGCCAGGAGAAGTTCGCGAAGGCGCTCGCCGCCGGGCAGATCGAGCCCGACCTCGTCCCGGTCGCGCTGCGCGACCCCGAGCGCGGGTGGGGCCTGGCCACCGCCGACGAGCCGCCGCGCCCCGGCACCACGGTCGAGGCGATCGCGGGGCTGCCGACACCGTTCCGCCCCGGCGGGCGCGTCACGGCGGGCACGTCGGCCCCGCTCACCGACGGCGCCGCCTCGTGCCTGCTCGCGGCCGAGGACGTGGCCGAGGAGCTGGGCCTGCCGGTCCGCATGCGCATGGTCTCGTTCGCGTACGCCGGCGTGGAGCCCGAGGTGATGGGCCTGGGGCCGGTCCCCTCCACCGAGAAGGCGCTCGCCCGGGCGGGCCTGACGATCGACGACATCGGCCTCATCGAGATCAACGAGGCGTTCGCGGTGCAGGTGCTGTCGTTCCTCGACGCCTTCGGCATCGCCGACGACGACCCGCGCGTGAACCCGTACGGCGGCGCGATCGCCGTCGGGCACCCGCTCGCGTCGTCCGGCGTGCGGCTGATGACGCAGCTCGCGCGGCAGTTCGAGGAGCGCCCCGAGGTCCGGTACGGCCTGACGACGATGTGCGTCGGCCTCGGCCAGGGCGGCACGGTCGTCTGGGAGAACCCCCACTTCACGGAGGACGCGCGATGA
- a CDS encoding 3-hydroxyacyl-CoA dehydrogenase NAD-binding domain-containing protein, whose protein sequence is MSTSTPRPERVTHAHARDVRLPGGLGTLVLVTVDNGLDHTKPTTFGPQGIAELTATLTAVRERVAAGEVAAVAVTGKPYYLAAGADLTQVASVTSREQALELGRGGHAAYRLLNDMGVPTFAFVNGAALGGGLELALACDYRTAAADVRALALPETGLGLVPGWGGAYRVPRLVGIEKALEVVLTRPAANKPYTAAQAAQIGLVDVVLDPADFLEESVRWAARVLDGSVVVERRPLDDAATWQAVVAAARERLDATVHRSRPAPYRALDLMAAARDTDVETAYAAEDEALADLIMSDEMRASVYAFGLVQGGKRPEGAPDPSLAQPVTRVGVVGAGLMASQIALLFAQRLGVPVVMRDLDQARVDHGLAAVRQQVERLVSTGRMTPDAGARITASVTGSTDLSVFAGCDLVIEAVTEVLDLKKRVFAELEQVVGPQTVLATNTSALSVTRMAADLQHPERVVGLHFFNPVAAMPLVEVVRAERTSDAALATGFAVAQKLRKTAVLVADRPGFVVNRLLVLLLGKIVEAVENGTPVEVADRALDPLGLPMPPFELFDLVGPAVGLHVLTSLREDLGDRFPRSPGLEKLVAEGTTVVRPAPAKGLPKRVDPAVQAVFDSARETPAAGAALDEAGVLDAVLTALTVEIGHMLDEGVVATPQQVDLCMILGAGWGFHLGGITPYLDRTGYSERVLGRRLLPDGVANVPGR, encoded by the coding sequence ATGAGCACGAGCACCCCCCGCCCCGAGCGTGTCACGCACGCGCACGCCCGCGACGTCCGCCTGCCCGGCGGGCTCGGCACGCTGGTCCTCGTCACCGTCGACAACGGGCTGGACCACACGAAGCCGACGACGTTCGGCCCGCAGGGCATCGCCGAGCTCACGGCGACGCTCACGGCCGTGCGCGAGCGCGTGGCCGCCGGTGAGGTCGCCGCCGTCGCCGTCACGGGCAAGCCGTACTACCTCGCCGCCGGGGCGGACCTCACCCAGGTCGCGTCCGTGACGAGCCGCGAGCAGGCGCTCGAGCTCGGTCGCGGCGGGCACGCGGCGTACCGCCTGCTGAACGACATGGGCGTGCCGACGTTCGCGTTCGTCAACGGCGCGGCGCTGGGCGGCGGGCTCGAGCTCGCGCTGGCGTGCGACTACCGCACGGCCGCGGCCGACGTGCGGGCCCTCGCGCTGCCGGAGACGGGGCTGGGCCTCGTGCCCGGCTGGGGCGGCGCGTACCGCGTGCCGCGGCTCGTCGGCATCGAGAAGGCGCTCGAGGTCGTGCTGACCCGCCCGGCGGCCAACAAGCCGTACACCGCGGCGCAGGCGGCGCAGATCGGGCTCGTGGACGTCGTGCTCGACCCGGCCGACTTCCTCGAGGAGTCGGTGCGGTGGGCGGCTCGGGTCCTCGACGGCTCCGTCGTCGTCGAGCGGCGTCCCCTGGACGACGCGGCGACGTGGCAGGCGGTCGTGGCGGCGGCACGCGAGCGGCTCGACGCGACGGTCCACCGGTCGCGCCCGGCCCCGTACCGCGCGCTCGACCTGATGGCCGCCGCGCGCGACACCGACGTCGAGACGGCCTACGCGGCCGAGGACGAGGCGCTGGCCGACCTCATCATGAGCGACGAGATGCGCGCGAGCGTCTACGCGTTCGGTCTCGTGCAGGGCGGCAAGCGGCCCGAGGGCGCTCCGGACCCGTCGCTCGCGCAGCCCGTCACGCGCGTCGGCGTGGTCGGCGCGGGGCTCATGGCGTCGCAGATCGCGCTGCTGTTCGCGCAGCGCCTCGGCGTGCCCGTCGTGATGCGCGACCTCGACCAGGCGCGCGTCGACCACGGGTTGGCGGCCGTGCGCCAGCAGGTCGAGCGGCTCGTCTCGACCGGCCGGATGACCCCCGACGCGGGTGCGCGCATCACGGCCTCCGTCACCGGCTCCACGGACCTGTCCGTCTTCGCCGGCTGCGACCTCGTCATCGAGGCCGTCACCGAGGTGCTCGACCTCAAGAAGCGCGTGTTCGCGGAGCTCGAGCAGGTCGTCGGGCCGCAGACGGTCCTGGCGACGAACACCTCGGCGCTGTCGGTCACCCGCATGGCGGCGGACCTGCAGCACCCGGAGCGCGTCGTCGGCCTGCACTTCTTCAACCCCGTGGCCGCGATGCCGCTGGTCGAGGTCGTGCGCGCGGAGCGCACGTCCGACGCCGCCCTCGCGACGGGCTTCGCCGTGGCGCAGAAGCTGCGCAAGACGGCCGTGCTCGTGGCCGACCGGCCCGGGTTCGTCGTGAACCGGCTGCTCGTCCTGCTGCTCGGCAAGATCGTCGAGGCCGTGGAGAACGGCACGCCCGTCGAGGTCGCGGACCGCGCGCTCGACCCGCTGGGCCTGCCCATGCCGCCGTTCGAGCTGTTCGACCTCGTCGGCCCGGCCGTGGGTCTGCACGTGCTGACGTCGTTGCGGGAGGACCTCGGCGACCGGTTCCCGCGCTCCCCCGGGCTCGAGAAGCTCGTGGCGGAGGGCACGACGGTCGTCCGGCCGGCACCCGCCAAGGGGCTGCCGAAGCGCGTCGACCCCGCGGTCCAGGCTGTCTTCGACTCCGCGCGCGAGACGCCCGCAGCCGGCGCCGCCCTCGACGAGGCGGGCGTGCTCGACGCCGTCCTCACGGCCCTGACGGTGGAGATCGGGCACATGCTCGACGAGGGCGTCGTCGCCACGCCGCAGCAGGTCGACCTGTGCATGATCCTCGGCGCGGGCTGGGGCTTCCACCTCGGCGGTATCACGCCGTACCTCGACCGCACGGGGTACAGCGAGCGCGTCCTCGGGCGGCGCCTGCTGCCCGACGGCGTCGCGAACGTCCCGGGTCGCTGA
- a CDS encoding maleylpyruvate isomerase N-terminal domain-containing protein, whose amino-acid sequence MLTTLPPLTFADALDRAAVTDSARVVADLVARPEVVAAWGTESSCAGMSVGALAYHLTLQPLRTVEVLTAPAPAAGHAPAVTLDEHFAQAAWIQEDLDGPSNVAVRTRSRDAAADGPEAVRAGLDATRARLDAALAGAGPAVLVPWTGAVMATDDFLVTRLLEMVVHADDLASSVGLPTPDLPAGAVVPVLRTLTDLAVRRHGQAALVRTLTRPQRAPETVAAF is encoded by the coding sequence GTGCTCACCACGTTGCCACCCCTGACCTTCGCCGACGCCCTCGACCGCGCAGCGGTCACCGACTCCGCCCGCGTGGTCGCGGACCTCGTCGCGCGGCCGGAGGTCGTGGCGGCGTGGGGCACCGAGTCCTCGTGCGCGGGCATGAGCGTCGGCGCGCTCGCGTACCACCTCACGCTGCAGCCGCTGCGGACGGTCGAGGTGCTCACCGCACCCGCCCCCGCCGCGGGGCACGCGCCGGCCGTCACCCTGGACGAGCACTTCGCGCAGGCCGCGTGGATCCAGGAGGACCTCGACGGCCCCTCCAACGTCGCCGTGCGCACCCGCTCGCGCGACGCCGCGGCCGACGGACCCGAGGCGGTCCGGGCCGGCCTGGACGCCACGCGGGCACGGCTCGACGCGGCGCTGGCCGGCGCGGGGCCCGCCGTGCTCGTCCCGTGGACGGGCGCCGTGATGGCGACCGACGACTTCCTCGTCACGCGCCTGCTCGAGATGGTCGTGCACGCCGACGACCTCGCCTCGAGCGTCGGGCTCCCGACGCCGGACCTCCCGGCCGGCGCGGTCGTGCCGGTGCTGCGCACGCTCACCGACCTCGCGGTCCGCCGCCACGGGCAGGCGGCGCTGGTGCGCACGCTGACCCGTCCCCAGCGCGCACCGGAGACGGTCGCGGCGTTCTGA